One genomic region from Mycobacterium basiliense encodes:
- the fusA gene encoding elongation factor G yields the protein MAQKDVLTDLTKVRNIGIMAHIDAGKTTTTERILYYTGISYKIGEVHDGAATMDWMEQEQERGITITSAATTCFWNDNQINIIDTPGHVDFTVEVERSLRVLDGAVAVFDGKEGVEPQSEQVWRQADKYDVPRICFVNKMDKIGADFYFSVRTMEERLGANAIPIQLPVGSEGDFEGIIDLVEMNAKVWRGETKLGETYDTVEIPAELAEKADEYRTKLLEAVAETDEELLEKYLGGEELTVAEIKAAIRKLTINSEAYPVLCGSAFKNKGVQPMLDAVIDYLPSPLDVPPAEGHAPGKEDEEVSRKPSTDEPFSALAFKVATHPFFGKLTYVRVYSGKVDSGSQVINSTKGKKERLGKLFQMHSNKENPVDTASAGHIYAVIGLKDTTTGDTLSDPNQQIVLESMTFPDPVIEVAIEPKTKSDQEKLSLSIQKLAEEDPTFKVHLDQETGQTVIGGMGELHLDILVDRMRREFKVEANVGKPQVAYKETIRRVVDSVEYTHKKQTGGSGQFAKVIIKLEPFTGEDGATYEFESKVTGGRVPREYIPSVDAGAQDAMQYGVLAGYPLVNLKVTLLDGGFHEVDSSEMAFKIAGSQVLKKAAAQAQPVILEPIMAVEVTTPEDYMGDVIGDLNSRRGQIQAMEERGGARVVKAHVPLSEMFGYVGDLRSKTQGRANYSMVFDSYAEVPANVSKEIIAKATGE from the coding sequence GTGGCACAGAAGGACGTGCTGACCGACCTGACCAAGGTCCGCAACATCGGCATCATGGCGCACATCGACGCGGGCAAGACCACGACGACAGAGCGCATCCTCTACTACACCGGTATTAGCTACAAGATCGGTGAGGTGCATGACGGCGCCGCCACCATGGACTGGATGGAGCAGGAGCAGGAACGCGGTATCACCATCACCTCCGCGGCCACCACCTGCTTCTGGAATGACAACCAGATCAACATCATCGATACGCCGGGTCACGTGGACTTCACTGTGGAAGTCGAGCGTTCACTACGCGTTCTCGATGGCGCCGTCGCAGTGTTCGACGGCAAAGAGGGTGTTGAGCCGCAGTCCGAGCAGGTCTGGCGGCAGGCCGACAAGTACGACGTCCCGCGCATCTGTTTCGTCAACAAGATGGACAAGATCGGTGCCGACTTCTACTTTTCCGTGCGGACCATGGAGGAGCGGCTGGGCGCCAACGCGATTCCGATCCAACTGCCGGTCGGCTCGGAGGGCGACTTCGAAGGCATCATTGACCTGGTCGAGATGAATGCCAAGGTGTGGCGCGGAGAGACCAAGCTCGGGGAGACCTACGACACCGTCGAGATCCCCGCCGAGCTGGCCGAGAAGGCCGACGAGTACCGCACCAAGTTGCTTGAGGCCGTTGCCGAAACCGACGAGGAGTTGCTGGAGAAGTACCTCGGCGGCGAAGAGCTCACCGTCGCCGAAATCAAGGCCGCGATCCGCAAGCTGACCATCAACTCGGAGGCGTACCCGGTGCTGTGCGGCAGCGCCTTCAAGAACAAGGGTGTGCAGCCGATGCTCGACGCGGTCATCGATTACCTGCCTTCGCCGCTGGATGTGCCGCCGGCCGAGGGCCACGCACCGGGCAAGGAGGACGAGGAGGTCAGTCGGAAGCCGTCGACCGACGAGCCGTTCTCCGCGCTGGCGTTCAAGGTCGCCACACATCCGTTCTTCGGCAAGCTCACCTATGTCCGGGTGTACTCGGGCAAGGTTGACTCTGGCAGCCAGGTCATCAACTCCACCAAGGGCAAGAAGGAACGGCTGGGCAAGCTGTTCCAGATGCACTCCAACAAGGAAAACCCGGTGGATACGGCCAGTGCCGGTCACATCTACGCGGTGATCGGGCTTAAGGACACCACCACGGGTGACACCCTGAGCGATCCGAATCAGCAGATCGTGCTGGAGTCGATGACCTTCCCCGACCCGGTCATCGAGGTGGCCATCGAGCCCAAGACCAAGAGCGACCAGGAGAAGCTGAGCCTGTCGATCCAGAAGCTCGCCGAGGAGGACCCGACCTTCAAGGTGCACCTGGATCAGGAGACCGGCCAAACCGTGATTGGCGGAATGGGCGAGCTGCACCTGGACATCCTGGTGGACCGGATGCGCCGCGAGTTCAAGGTCGAAGCCAACGTCGGCAAGCCGCAGGTGGCCTACAAGGAGACCATCCGTCGGGTGGTCGACAGCGTCGAGTACACGCACAAGAAGCAGACCGGTGGTTCGGGTCAGTTTGCCAAGGTGATCATCAAGCTCGAGCCTTTCACCGGCGAAGACGGCGCCACCTACGAATTCGAGAGCAAGGTCACCGGTGGTCGCGTTCCTCGCGAGTACATCCCGTCGGTGGATGCGGGTGCCCAGGACGCCATGCAGTATGGCGTGCTGGCCGGCTACCCGCTGGTGAACCTGAAGGTGACCCTGCTCGACGGTGGTTTCCACGAGGTTGACTCGTCGGAGATGGCGTTCAAGATTGCCGGTTCGCAGGTGCTGAAGAAGGCTGCAGCACAGGCACAGCCGGTGATCTTGGAACCGATCATGGCCGTCGAGGTCACTACGCCCGAGGACTACATGGGTGACGTGATCGGCGACCTGAACTCCCGCCGTGGCCAGATCCAGGCCATGGAGGAGCGGGGTGGTGCGCGCGTCGTCAAGGCGCACGTGCCGCTGTCGGAGATGTTCGGCTACGTCGGCGACCTACGGTCCAAGACTCAAGGCCGGGCAAACTACTCCATGGTGTTCGACTCGTACGCCGAAGTGCCGGCGAACGTGTCGAAGGAAATCATCGCGAAGGCGACGGGCGAGTGA
- the tuf gene encoding elongation factor Tu, with protein MAKAKFQRTKPHVNIGTIGHVDHGKTTLTAAITKVLHDKYPDLNESKAFDQIDNAPEERQRGITINIAHVEYQTEKRHYAHVDAPGHADYIKNMITGAAQMDGAILVVAATDGPMPQTREHVLLARQVGVPYILVALNKSDAVDDEELLELVEMEVRELLAAQEFDEDAPVVRVSALKALEGDAKWVESVEELMNAVDESIPDPVRETDKPFLMPVEDVFTITGRGTVVTGRVERGIINVNEEVEIVGIRPNTTKTTVTGVEMFRKLLDQGQAGDNVGLLLRGVKREDVERGQVVTKPGTTTPHTEFEGQVYILSKDEGGRHTPFFNNYRPQFYFRTTDVTGVVTLPEGTEMVMPGDNTNISVKLIQPVAMDDGLRFAIREGGRTVGAGRVTKIIK; from the coding sequence GTGGCGAAGGCGAAGTTCCAGCGGACCAAGCCCCACGTCAACATCGGGACCATCGGTCACGTTGACCACGGCAAGACCACCCTGACCGCGGCTATCACCAAGGTCCTGCACGACAAGTACCCCGACTTGAATGAGTCGAAGGCGTTCGACCAGATCGACAACGCGCCTGAGGAGCGTCAGCGCGGTATCACGATCAACATCGCGCACGTCGAGTACCAGACCGAGAAGCGCCACTATGCGCACGTCGACGCCCCTGGCCACGCCGACTACATCAAGAACATGATCACCGGTGCCGCCCAGATGGACGGCGCGATCCTGGTGGTCGCGGCCACCGACGGCCCGATGCCGCAGACGCGTGAGCACGTGCTGCTCGCCCGTCAGGTCGGTGTGCCCTACATCCTGGTTGCGCTGAACAAGTCCGATGCCGTCGACGACGAGGAGCTGCTTGAGCTCGTCGAGATGGAGGTCCGGGAGTTGCTGGCGGCCCAGGAGTTCGACGAGGACGCTCCGGTCGTCCGGGTCTCCGCGCTCAAGGCACTCGAGGGCGACGCGAAGTGGGTCGAGTCCGTCGAGGAGTTGATGAACGCGGTCGACGAGTCCATCCCGGACCCGGTTCGTGAAACTGACAAGCCGTTCCTGATGCCCGTCGAGGACGTCTTTACCATCACCGGCCGTGGCACCGTTGTCACCGGGCGGGTGGAGCGCGGCATCATCAATGTGAACGAGGAAGTCGAAATCGTCGGCATCCGCCCGAACACCACCAAGACCACGGTCACCGGGGTGGAGATGTTCCGCAAGCTGCTCGACCAGGGCCAGGCCGGTGACAACGTCGGCCTGCTGCTGCGTGGTGTCAAGCGTGAGGACGTCGAGCGCGGCCAGGTCGTGACCAAGCCCGGGACCACCACCCCGCACACCGAGTTCGAAGGCCAGGTGTACATCCTGTCCAAGGACGAGGGTGGCCGGCACACGCCGTTCTTCAACAACTACCGGCCGCAGTTTTACTTCCGCACCACCGACGTGACCGGTGTGGTGACGCTGCCGGAGGGCACCGAGATGGTGATGCCCGGTGACAACACCAACATCTCGGTGAAGCTGATCCAGCCCGTCGCCATGGACGACGGCCTGCGATTCGCGATCCGCGAAGGCGGCCGCACTGTCGGCGCCGGGCGGGTCACCAAGATCATCAAGTGA
- a CDS encoding SHOCT domain-containing protein has product MLARYLKMQLLVLVCGGLVGPIFLIVYFALGLGDLLKWMFYAGLIITVLDVLVALALTNWGAKTAAKNLALEQSGVLALAQITGLTETGTRINEQPLVKVHLHISGPGITPFDTEDRVIASVTRLGNLTARKLVVLVDPATGQYLIDWERSALVNGLVPAQFSVAEDNATYDLSGQAGPLMEILQILKANGIPLNRMVDIRSNPALRQQIQQVVRRAAQQQAPAAAVPQGSIAERLQELESLRASGVVNDDEYASKRAQIIGEI; this is encoded by the coding sequence ATGCTGGCGCGCTACCTCAAGATGCAGCTGTTGGTGCTGGTGTGCGGTGGTTTGGTCGGGCCGATCTTCCTGATCGTCTACTTCGCCCTCGGGCTGGGGGACCTGCTGAAGTGGATGTTCTATGCGGGCCTGATCATCACCGTGCTCGATGTCCTGGTTGCGCTGGCGTTGACCAACTGGGGGGCAAAGACGGCGGCCAAGAACTTAGCGCTCGAGCAAAGCGGGGTGCTGGCGCTTGCCCAAATCACGGGTCTCACCGAGACCGGAACCCGGATCAACGAACAGCCGCTGGTAAAGGTCCACCTCCACATCTCCGGCCCCGGAATCACACCCTTTGATACCGAAGACCGGGTTATCGCCAGCGTGACCCGTCTTGGCAACCTCACGGCGCGCAAGCTCGTCGTCCTGGTCGATCCCGCCACCGGCCAATATCTGATCGACTGGGAGCGAAGCGCTTTGGTCAACGGTCTAGTGCCCGCGCAGTTCAGTGTGGCCGAGGACAACGCAACCTATGACTTGAGTGGGCAGGCCGGTCCACTGATGGAGATACTGCAGATTCTCAAGGCGAATGGCATTCCGCTGAATCGGATGGTCGACATCCGGTCGAATCCTGCACTGCGGCAGCAGATTCAGCAAGTAGTACGTCGTGCCGCCCAGCAGCAGGCGCCGGCGGCGGCCGTCCCGCAGGGCTCGATCGCAGAGCGGCTGCAGGAGCTGGAGTCGCTGCGAGCCAGCGGAGTGGTGAATGACGACGAGTATGCCAGTAAGCGTGCCCAGATCATCGGTGAAATCTGA
- a CDS encoding mycofactocin-coupled SDR family oxidoreductase, with protein MAERAGSLQGRVAFITGAARAQGRSHAVRLAREGADIIALDICAPVSDSITYAPATADDLDETVRAVEAEGRKVLCRQADVRDGAALQQLVAEGMEQFGRLDVVVANAGVLGWGRLWELTDEQWDTVIGVNLTGTWRTLRAAVPAMIEAGNGGSIVVVSSSGGLKATPGNGHYAASKYGLVALTNTLGIELGEFGIRVNSIHPYSVDTPMIEPDAMMQVFAKHPRYVHSFPPMPLQYKGFMSSDEVSDVVVWLASDGSGTLTGAQIPVDKGALKY; from the coding sequence GTGGCCGAACGGGCTGGATCACTGCAAGGACGGGTGGCGTTCATCACCGGCGCTGCCCGCGCTCAGGGGCGTTCGCATGCGGTGCGGCTGGCCCGGGAGGGTGCCGACATCATCGCGTTGGACATCTGCGCACCGGTGTCTGACAGCATCACCTATGCGCCGGCCACCGCTGACGATCTCGACGAGACCGTCCGTGCGGTGGAAGCCGAGGGCCGCAAGGTGCTGTGCCGCCAGGCCGATGTCCGCGACGGTGCGGCCCTCCAGCAGCTGGTTGCCGAGGGCATGGAGCAGTTCGGCCGCCTCGACGTAGTGGTGGCCAACGCCGGTGTGCTTGGCTGGGGCCGGCTCTGGGAACTAACCGATGAGCAGTGGGACACCGTCATCGGCGTCAACTTGACCGGCACCTGGCGCACCCTGCGCGCCGCGGTGCCGGCGATGATCGAGGCCGGCAACGGTGGCTCCATCGTGGTGGTCAGCTCCTCGGGGGGTCTAAAGGCCACCCCGGGCAACGGTCACTATGCGGCCAGCAAATACGGGCTGGTCGCGCTGACCAACACGCTGGGGATCGAGCTCGGCGAATTTGGCATCCGGGTTAACTCCATTCATCCGTATTCGGTGGACACCCCGATGATCGAACCGGACGCGATGATGCAGGTGTTCGCCAAACACCCCCGATATGTCCACAGTTTTCCGCCAATGCCGCTGCAGTACAAGGGTTTTATGTCCTCAGATGAGGTATCCGACGTCGTTGTGTGGCTGGCCAGCGACGGGTCAGGAACCCTGACGGGTGCGCAGATCCCCGTCGACAAGGGCGCCTTGAAGTATTGA
- a CDS encoding NAD(P)/FAD-dependent oxidoreductase — protein MYELHVTSSEAVKQGIGAQGIVIVGGGLAAARTAEQLRRADYSGPITIVSNEVHLPYDRPPLSKEVLRSEVDDVALKPREWYDEKAITLRLGSAVTGLDIKAQTVTLADGTELGYDELVIATGLVPRRIPSFPDLAGIRVLRSFDECMELRNHASAAKHAVVVGAGFIGCEVAASLRGLGVHVVLVEPQPTPLASVLGEQIGELVARLHRAEGVDVRTGLGVAEVRGAGHVETVVLTDSTELDADLVVVGIGSHPATDWLAGSGIEVDNGVICDQAGRTSAPKVWALGDVASWRDPMGHQARVEHWSNVADQARVVVPALLGREVPSNVVVPYFWSDQYDVKIQCLGEPHATDIVHLVEDDGRKFLAYYERDGVLVGVVGGGVPGKVMKVRAKIAAGVPIAEMLNDAQG, from the coding sequence GTGTATGAACTCCACGTGACCAGTAGCGAGGCTGTGAAACAGGGAATCGGGGCCCAAGGGATCGTGATTGTCGGCGGCGGACTGGCCGCGGCCCGAACCGCCGAGCAGCTGCGTCGGGCGGATTACTCGGGTCCGATCACCATTGTCAGCAATGAGGTGCACCTGCCCTATGACCGCCCGCCGCTGTCCAAGGAGGTGCTGCGCAGCGAGGTCGACGACGTGGCCCTTAAGCCGCGTGAATGGTATGACGAGAAAGCCATCACCCTGCGCCTGGGTTCGGCAGTCACCGGCCTTGACATCAAGGCGCAGACCGTGACGCTGGCCGACGGAACCGAGCTCGGCTACGACGAGCTGGTCATCGCAACAGGCTTGGTGCCGCGGCGCATCCCAAGCTTTCCCGATCTCGCCGGTATTCGGGTGCTGCGCTCATTCGACGAATGCATGGAGCTGCGGAACCACGCGTCGGCGGCGAAACACGCGGTCGTGGTCGGCGCCGGCTTTATCGGCTGTGAAGTGGCGGCCAGTCTGCGTGGTCTCGGCGTGCATGTTGTGCTGGTCGAACCGCAGCCAACGCCGCTGGCGTCGGTGCTGGGCGAGCAGATCGGTGAGTTGGTCGCGCGGCTACATCGTGCCGAAGGCGTCGACGTGCGGACTGGCCTTGGGGTGGCCGAGGTGCGCGGCGCTGGGCATGTCGAGACGGTGGTGTTGACCGACAGCACGGAACTCGACGCGGACCTGGTGGTTGTCGGTATTGGTTCGCACCCGGCGACAGACTGGCTGGCGGGTAGCGGCATCGAGGTCGACAACGGCGTGATTTGCGACCAAGCCGGGCGCACCAGCGCGCCGAAGGTGTGGGCACTTGGTGACGTCGCTTCCTGGCGCGATCCGATGGGACACCAAGCGCGCGTAGAACATTGGAGCAACGTTGCCGACCAAGCGCGTGTCGTGGTTCCCGCCCTGCTGGGCCGTGAGGTGCCGTCCAACGTGGTTGTTCCCTATTTCTGGAGTGACCAATACGACGTCAAGATCCAGTGCCTGGGTGAGCCGCACGCCACCGATATCGTGCATCTGGTCGAGGACGACGGCCGAAAGTTCCTCGCCTACTACGAGCGGGACGGTGTGCTGGTCGGTGTGGTCGGCGGCGGGGTACCCGGGAAGGTGATGAAGGTGCGCGCCAAGATCGCAGCCGGCGTCCCCATCGCCGAAATGCTGAACGACGCCCAGGGTTAG
- a CDS encoding VOC family protein codes for MSQRDQREPLADPLRVLHADDLPVQPDPTFAARLRRRLEAVLSLPAATERMVMTTTTQAVSDLNDTSRGRDSAPRPAALPYLCVADARAAIAWYADALGGRVVGSPIVMDDGRIGHAEVELTSGIFYLADEYPELGLKAPTPGSVSVSLMLHVADTDAALERAREHGAIVVREIHENYGSRSATIIDPFGHRWMLSGPIATPVASIQHGDIGYVSVQTPDADRAAAFYGHVLGWTYDPGSQQVTNTDLPTGIHRRPGPPTLFCCYAVSDLAAARAAITAAGGTVTTARRSEHGVVMDATDPQGGAFAVFEPTAGRKRPQVNGSGPGELSYVTYEVVDSAAFRDFYGRVLRWTFTPGRVADGWQVQSVHPMAGAAGGCQTARTVPMWTVADIDAAVARVRDAGGTVLAPPSPQPYGKSAECVDDQGTRFYLGEF; via the coding sequence ATGAGTCAACGCGACCAGCGGGAACCGCTGGCAGACCCATTGCGCGTGCTGCACGCCGATGACCTTCCCGTGCAACCCGATCCGACGTTCGCCGCGCGGCTGCGGCGACGCTTGGAAGCGGTACTGTCGTTGCCCGCTGCAACCGAAAGGATGGTTATGACTACTACCACCCAAGCTGTGTCAGACTTGAATGACACCTCCCGCGGCCGGGATTCCGCGCCCCGCCCGGCCGCACTGCCCTACCTATGCGTGGCCGACGCACGGGCCGCGATCGCCTGGTACGCCGACGCCCTCGGCGGCAGGGTGGTTGGGAGTCCAATCGTCATGGACGACGGCCGAATTGGGCATGCGGAAGTCGAGTTGACAAGCGGCATATTTTACCTGGCCGACGAGTACCCCGAGCTTGGTCTCAAAGCTCCCACTCCTGGCTCCGTTTCGGTCAGCCTGATGCTGCATGTCGCGGATACCGATGCGGCCCTAGAGCGGGCTCGCGAACACGGTGCCATCGTCGTGCGCGAGATCCACGAAAACTATGGCTCACGTAGCGCCACCATCATCGACCCATTCGGCCACCGCTGGATGCTCAGTGGACCCATCGCCACACCCGTCGCCAGCATCCAGCATGGCGACATTGGCTACGTTTCCGTGCAGACTCCCGATGCAGACCGCGCGGCCGCATTCTATGGACATGTCCTGGGCTGGACATACGATCCCGGCTCACAGCAGGTCACCAATACCGATCTTCCAACGGGCATCCACCGCCGACCGGGACCGCCAACCCTGTTCTGTTGCTACGCCGTTAGCGATCTGGCCGCCGCCCGCGCCGCAATCACCGCAGCGGGCGGCACCGTGACCACCGCCCGCCGGTCCGAGCATGGGGTCGTCATGGACGCTACCGACCCGCAGGGTGGCGCATTCGCGGTCTTCGAACCCACCGCTGGCCGGAAACGCCCGCAAGTCAACGGGTCCGGGCCAGGAGAGCTATCCTACGTCACCTACGAGGTGGTCGACTCCGCGGCCTTCCGTGACTTCTACGGCCGGGTACTGCGGTGGACCTTCACCCCCGGCCGCGTTGCGGACGGCTGGCAGGTGCAGTCCGTCCATCCGATGGCCGGCGCGGCGGGCGGGTGCCAAACCGCAAGAACGGTCCCGATGTGGACGGTCGCCGATATCGATGCGGCGGTTGCACGAGTCCGCGATGCCGGCGGTACCGTACTCGCGCCACCGTCGCCTCAACCGTACGGCAAATCCGCCGAATGCGTCGACGATCAAGGCACACGCTTTTACTTGGGTGAATTCTAA
- a CDS encoding RNA polymerase sigma factor, with amino-acid sequence MSAQADRRSDARRTLLALYDAALPVVYGYFIRRCGDRGTAEDLTSETFLAAAELACDPARESDPPPIAIPWLLGVARHKLADHYRRRHNRWSMPVAEPPEATDPIDEWDAALDRIVAERVLAQLSEPHRTVLVLRYMDDCSVGQCAELIGRTVHATEALLVRARKAFKEHMEGGTS; translated from the coding sequence GTGAGCGCGCAAGCGGACCGACGGTCCGACGCTCGCCGCACGCTGTTGGCCCTGTACGACGCGGCGTTGCCGGTGGTGTACGGGTACTTCATCCGGCGCTGTGGTGATCGCGGAACGGCGGAGGACCTGACGTCGGAGACCTTTCTGGCCGCCGCGGAACTGGCTTGCGACCCGGCGCGTGAAAGCGATCCGCCACCGATCGCCATTCCGTGGTTGCTCGGCGTGGCGCGACACAAACTGGCCGACCACTATCGGCGGCGGCATAACCGGTGGTCGATGCCGGTCGCAGAGCCACCCGAGGCAACCGACCCCATCGACGAATGGGACGCCGCGCTGGACCGCATCGTCGCCGAACGTGTGTTGGCTCAACTTAGTGAGCCGCATCGAACGGTGCTGGTGTTGCGCTATATGGACGACTGCTCGGTCGGTCAGTGCGCCGAGCTGATCGGGCGCACCGTGCATGCCACCGAGGCGCTGCTGGTGCGGGCCCGCAAGGCGTTCAAAGAGCACATGGAGGGAGGCACGTCATGA
- a CDS encoding DUF2332 domain-containing protein, with amino-acid sequence MTGADGVEHLLHTLRAQGRFCAGAGSPMYGELFELVATDVEAGGVFATVLCGHEDDPSRDAVPLRLLGGLHRMVLDGRAPSLRRWYPSTGGSWDATAAWPDIVRTATTHTDELRAALALPPQTNEVGRSAVLIGGLLCINHEFGLPVRLFEIGSSAGLNLRADHYHYRYPGSTWGPADSPVTIDNAWNGQLPPPGTVRIVERHGYDVAPIDVTGADGELTVLSYIWPDQRARLQRLRGAITVARKVPAQLERRTAADGVARLKLTEGALTVLWHSITWQYLGDDERAVVRGRVEELSAQAGPGSPFAHLTLEPARDGPGSPLRFLVRAATWPDGQRGILGECHAHGPPVDWR; translated from the coding sequence GTGACCGGTGCCGACGGCGTCGAGCACCTGCTGCACACCCTGCGCGCGCAAGGACGCTTCTGCGCCGGCGCCGGTTCACCGATGTACGGCGAGTTGTTCGAATTGGTCGCCACCGATGTCGAAGCGGGTGGTGTGTTTGCGACCGTCCTGTGCGGGCACGAAGACGACCCATCTCGCGATGCGGTGCCACTGCGCCTCCTCGGCGGCCTGCACCGAATGGTGCTCGACGGCCGCGCACCGTCCTTGCGCCGCTGGTATCCCAGCACCGGCGGCAGCTGGGACGCCACGGCGGCCTGGCCCGACATCGTGCGCACCGCGACCACGCACACCGATGAACTACGCGCGGCGCTGGCCCTGCCGCCACAGACCAACGAGGTTGGCCGATCGGCCGTGCTGATCGGCGGACTCCTCTGCATCAATCACGAATTTGGGCTACCAGTACGCCTTTTCGAGATCGGATCAAGTGCTGGCCTGAATCTGCGGGCCGACCATTACCACTACCGCTATCCCGGGAGCACGTGGGGCCCGGCCGACTCGCCGGTCACGATCGACAATGCCTGGAACGGTCAATTGCCGCCGCCGGGTACGGTGCGTATCGTCGAGCGCCACGGCTACGACGTCGCCCCCATCGACGTCACCGGCGCCGACGGAGAACTGACCGTGTTGAGCTATATCTGGCCGGACCAACGTGCGCGGCTGCAGCGGTTACGTGGCGCCATCACGGTCGCCCGGAAAGTCCCGGCGCAGCTGGAGCGCCGGACCGCCGCCGACGGGGTCGCCAGGCTGAAGCTAACCGAAGGTGCGTTGACGGTGCTGTGGCATTCGATCACCTGGCAGTATCTCGGCGACGACGAACGCGCCGTTGTTCGCGGCCGAGTCGAGGAACTGTCCGCGCAGGCCGGCCCGGGCTCTCCCTTCGCCCACCTCACCCTGGAGCCGGCGCGCGATGGCCCCGGCAGCCCACTGAGGTTTCTGGTACGCGCCGCAACCTGGCCGGACGGCCAGCGCGGCATCTTGGGCGAATGCCATGCTCACGGACCACCGGTGGACTGGCGGTAA
- the mftR gene encoding mycofactocin system transcriptional regulator (MftR, the mycofactocin system transcriptional regulator, is an uncharacterized TetR family DNA-binding transcription factor. Its role is inferred by context. It occurs as part of the biosynthesis locus for mycofactocin, a partially characterized electron carrier derived from the terminal Val-Tyr dipeptide of the precursor peptide MftA, through a radical SAM enzyme-mediated process.), with translation MTHGSRVGRRRSTTPHHITDVAIELFTARGFDEVSVDDVAQAAGIARRTLFRYYASKNAIPWGDFDTHLAQLQELLDNVDPKVRLAKALREALLAFNTFDESETIRHRQRMRVILETAELQAYSMTMYAGWRAVIAGFVAERLGMKAAALLPQTVAWTMLGVALSAYEHWLGDESVSLPEALGNAFDIVASGLAGLDP, from the coding sequence ATGACGCACGGGTCGCGGGTGGGCCGTCGCCGCTCGACGACGCCGCATCACATCACCGACGTTGCCATCGAGCTGTTCACTGCGCGCGGGTTCGACGAGGTCAGCGTCGACGACGTCGCGCAGGCAGCCGGTATCGCCCGACGCACGCTATTTCGCTACTACGCCTCCAAGAACGCGATTCCCTGGGGAGACTTCGATACCCACCTTGCCCAGCTGCAGGAACTGCTCGACAACGTCGATCCCAAGGTGCGGCTGGCCAAGGCGCTACGCGAGGCGCTATTGGCCTTCAACACCTTCGACGAGTCCGAGACCATCCGGCACCGCCAGCGCATGCGCGTAATACTGGAAACCGCTGAACTACAAGCATATTCGATGACAATGTACGCCGGTTGGCGAGCGGTGATCGCCGGCTTCGTCGCTGAGAGGTTGGGCATGAAGGCAGCCGCCCTCCTGCCGCAGACGGTTGCCTGGACGATGCTCGGAGTAGCGCTGTCCGCCTACGAACACTGGTTGGGCGACGAATCGGTCTCGCTGCCAGAGGCGCTCGGGAACGCGTTCGACATCGTCGCCTCCGGTCTGGCAGGCCTGGACCCGTGA
- the mftA gene encoding mycofactocin precursor MftA (Mycofactocin is a small molecule electron carrier derived from the final two amino acids, Val-Tyr, of MftA, the mycofactocin precursor. It plays a role in redox homeostasis and the metabolism of alcohols and aldehydes in Actinobacteria, including Mycobacterium tuberculosis.), with translation MDHETQTDPELVTETLVEEVSIDGMCGVY, from the coding sequence ATGGACCACGAGACCCAGACCGACCCCGAGCTCGTCACCGAGACCCTGGTTGAAGAGGTGTCCATCGACGGTATGTGCGGGGTTTACTGA